A genomic segment from Mesorhizobium sp. AR02 encodes:
- a CDS encoding chemotaxis protein CheB: MGLVVGIGASAGGLSAFTSFFANMPTDSGMALVLVQHLAPDHRSMLADILGKVTAMKVVEAEDGMPVAANAVYVIPPNATLTFKAGRLRVSRPAPPREHRRPIDTFFFSLAQDQGENAVCIILAGTGSDGTLGLKAIKENGGLTLAQAEYDHMAMSGMPHSAAATGLVDAVMAVEDMPAKLLSYKGHLLTVAPVKGEDGTRQDMAAHLKTISKLLHTRIGHDFSLYKENTLVRRVQRRMQVLQIDKVPAYITLLKKEPDQLELLFREFLIGVTHFFRDPQAFEALELIAIPKLLEDKGASDAIRIWVPGCSTGEEVYSIAILVKEEAERRGIASRIQIFATDIDDRAVAIARAGRYQKVSGVSAERLDRWFTKDGDEHCPVKEIRELCVFSPHSVVKDPPFSKLDLISCRNMLIYMNADLQDRVLRSFHYALKPNGILFLGPSEGATRLSKAFRTLDKKHRVFERGDAKVILPELSISADRLPPHPTTAAGSSPGEDRIERNARRALEQYSPVFVVVDEQHDIVRFSGGEVGHYLEPSSGTASLNLFGLLRKALRPSVRAAIQTMLTTKRAVVNENVALRIDGKSRAVTVIVTPIAGGFCVVAFQGSRVASMGNAAVTPGEHPNVGTEALEHELRTTKTQLQSTIDELETTAEEMKSAAEEYQSVNEELQSSNEELETAKEEMQSVNEELHTVNAEMTAKNETMTLLNSDLKNLLDSTDIATIFLHNDLRIKSFTSGMTDIFHLRDADRGRPVTEIVTLLNYSELQDDVRKVLRDLAVLEKEVRVGEEGMTFIMRIHPYRTVDNVIDGVVITFVDISARKKAEEHTALLMGELDHRVKNILSIVSAVVKQTLKTSTSPEAFTASMEGRITAISRAHGVLTRNGGQDEAQLRDLIETELAPYDRRGNNLKIIGPDIALTPKASFAVAMAVHELCSNAAKYGALSTSAGHLAVEWSIIGSFAGYTLKLAWTESGGPTVSDPTRRGFGTTLIERGLTHEFDATVIRQFLPQGLHCTIDIPLTAEVGHARIPRETRDA; encoded by the coding sequence TTGGGTTTGGTCGTCGGAATTGGCGCATCCGCTGGCGGCCTCAGCGCCTTTACGAGCTTCTTTGCAAACATGCCAACCGACAGCGGCATGGCGCTTGTCCTTGTCCAGCACCTGGCACCCGACCATCGAAGCATGCTGGCGGATATCCTCGGCAAGGTGACCGCGATGAAGGTGGTCGAGGCTGAAGACGGTATGCCGGTGGCCGCGAACGCGGTTTATGTCATTCCGCCGAACGCTACATTGACGTTCAAGGCTGGGCGCCTTCGGGTTTCGCGTCCGGCGCCGCCGCGCGAACATCGAAGGCCTATCGACACGTTCTTCTTTTCTCTGGCGCAAGACCAGGGTGAAAACGCCGTCTGCATCATTCTCGCCGGCACCGGCAGCGACGGCACGCTCGGATTGAAGGCTATCAAGGAAAATGGCGGGCTGACGTTAGCCCAAGCCGAATACGACCACATGGCAATGAGCGGTATGCCGCACAGTGCCGCTGCCACGGGCTTAGTGGATGCGGTGATGGCGGTAGAAGACATGCCTGCCAAACTTCTGTCCTACAAAGGCCATCTGCTGACGGTCGCACCAGTCAAGGGCGAGGATGGGACGCGCCAGGACATGGCCGCCCATCTTAAAACGATCAGCAAGCTCTTGCACACAAGGATCGGGCACGACTTCAGCTTGTACAAGGAGAACACGCTTGTCCGCCGCGTTCAGCGCCGGATGCAGGTTTTGCAGATCGACAAGGTTCCCGCTTACATAACACTCCTCAAGAAAGAGCCGGATCAGCTCGAATTGCTGTTTCGTGAATTCCTTATCGGCGTCACGCATTTCTTTCGCGATCCGCAAGCCTTCGAAGCGTTGGAGCTGATAGCCATCCCGAAATTGTTGGAAGACAAGGGTGCCAGCGACGCGATCCGCATCTGGGTGCCGGGTTGCTCGACGGGAGAAGAAGTCTACTCGATCGCAATCCTGGTGAAGGAGGAGGCGGAACGGCGAGGCATCGCTTCGAGGATACAGATATTCGCAACCGACATTGACGACCGAGCGGTCGCCATCGCCAGGGCCGGGCGTTATCAAAAGGTCTCCGGCGTTTCTGCAGAACGCCTCGACCGTTGGTTCACCAAGGACGGCGACGAGCATTGCCCGGTGAAGGAAATCCGCGAGCTATGCGTTTTCTCGCCCCATAGCGTCGTCAAGGATCCGCCATTTTCGAAGCTCGACCTGATCTCGTGCCGAAACATGTTGATTTATATGAACGCCGATCTGCAGGATCGTGTGCTGCGCAGCTTCCACTACGCCCTCAAGCCAAACGGCATTCTATTTCTTGGGCCATCGGAAGGAGCGACAAGACTCAGCAAGGCGTTTAGAACCCTCGACAAGAAGCACCGTGTCTTTGAGCGCGGTGATGCAAAGGTGATACTACCCGAGCTTTCGATCTCTGCCGATAGGCTGCCACCGCACCCTACCACCGCAGCCGGCTCTTCGCCCGGGGAGGATCGAATTGAGAGGAATGCGAGACGGGCTCTTGAGCAATATTCGCCTGTCTTTGTGGTGGTCGACGAGCAACACGACATTGTGCGCTTCTCTGGCGGGGAAGTGGGCCATTATCTTGAGCCATCGTCGGGGACGGCTAGCCTGAATCTGTTCGGGCTTCTTAGGAAGGCGCTGCGGCCATCCGTCCGCGCCGCCATTCAAACCATGCTCACCACTAAACGTGCCGTCGTGAATGAGAATGTTGCCCTCAGGATCGACGGCAAGAGCCGGGCCGTGACCGTGATCGTCACGCCAATCGCCGGCGGGTTCTGCGTGGTCGCCTTTCAAGGCTCGCGTGTTGCAAGCATGGGCAACGCCGCCGTCACGCCTGGCGAACACCCAAACGTCGGCACGGAGGCGCTGGAACACGAGCTGCGGACCACAAAAACTCAGCTTCAGTCCACAATCGACGAATTGGAGACGACAGCGGAAGAGATGAAGTCGGCCGCCGAGGAGTATCAGTCGGTGAACGAGGAATTGCAGTCTTCCAATGAAGAACTCGAAACCGCGAAAGAGGAGATGCAGTCGGTCAATGAAGAGCTGCATACCGTCAACGCCGAAATGACCGCCAAGAACGAGACAATGACGCTGCTGAACAGCGATCTGAAAAACCTGCTCGACAGCACCGACATTGCGACGATCTTTCTCCACAATGATCTTCGCATCAAAAGCTTCACCTCCGGCATGACTGATATCTTCCATTTGCGCGACGCCGATCGTGGCCGCCCGGTGACAGAGATTGTCACGCTGCTGAACTACTCCGAGTTGCAGGACGACGTGCGCAAGGTGCTGCGCGACCTGGCCGTGCTTGAGAAAGAGGTCCGCGTCGGCGAGGAAGGCATGACGTTCATCATGCGCATTCACCCCTACCGCACGGTCGATAACGTGATCGATGGCGTCGTGATAACGTTTGTCGATATAAGCGCCCGCAAGAAAGCCGAGGAACATACCGCGCTCTTGATGGGCGAGCTTGACCATCGGGTAAAAAACATCCTGAGCATCGTTTCCGCTGTCGTCAAACAGACTTTGAAGACGAGCACATCGCCAGAAGCATTTACCGCCAGCATGGAGGGTCGTATCACGGCAATATCGCGGGCTCACGGGGTGCTCACCCGGAACGGTGGACAGGACGAGGCGCAACTACGCGATCTCATTGAGACCGAATTAGCCCCATACGATCGGCGCGGAAATAATCTGAAGATTATTGGGCCAGATATAGCGCTTACCCCGAAGGCCAGCTTCGCGGTAGCGATGGCAGTCCATGAGCTTTGCAGCAACGCGGCCAAATACGGAGCGCTTTCCACCAGTGCTGGGCACCTTGCGGTTGAGTGGTCGATAATCGGGAGCTTCGCAGGCTATACCCTGAAGCTGGCCTGGACGGAATCCGGGGGCCCCACAGTTTCTGACCCTACCAGACGGGGATTTGGGACGACCTTGATCGAACGCGGCCTAACCCATGAATTCGATGCTACCGTGATCCGGCAATTCCTCCCCCAAGGCTTGCACTGCACAATCGACATTCCGCTGACTGCGGAGGTTGGGCATGCGCGAATTCCACGAGAAACACGGGACGCGTGA
- a CDS encoding response regulator, giving the protein MTIGEMAGFRVLLVEDEMLIAIEIEDTLKDFGCEVVGPTGKLETALQLATDEMIDAAILDVTIRGGEVFPVAEKLLERGIPFMLASGYGEWALPDKMRDRPRLTKPFTSEELHVQIRALGKEAADRKRLG; this is encoded by the coding sequence ATGACAATCGGTGAAATGGCGGGATTTCGCGTTCTTCTGGTTGAAGACGAGATGCTCATCGCGATCGAAATCGAAGACACGCTGAAGGATTTCGGATGCGAAGTCGTCGGCCCCACAGGGAAGCTCGAAACCGCGCTTCAACTGGCTACCGACGAAATGATCGATGCGGCGATCCTCGACGTGACCATTCGCGGCGGAGAGGTGTTTCCCGTTGCAGAAAAGCTGCTGGAGCGCGGCATTCCATTCATGCTTGCCAGCGGTTACGGCGAATGGGCGCTGCCAGACAAAATGCGCGATCGGCCGCGCTTGACCAAGCCGTTTACATCCGAGGAACTGCACGTCCAAATACGAGCGCTCGGCAAGGAAGCGGCTGACCGCAAGAGGCTTGGTTAG
- a CDS encoding low affinity iron permease family protein, translating into MALTGVVLIQNNRDTRAMQAKLNEIIVALDNARNEVVGLEHASHAEITAEIEKIEQNAALSNKGETSKEKLSR; encoded by the coding sequence ATGGCGTTGACCGGCGTCGTCCTTATCCAGAACAACCGTGATACCCGTGCGATGCAGGCCAAATTGAACGAAATTATTGTGGCGCTGGACAATGCGCGAAACGAGGTGGTTGGTCTCGAACATGCTTCGCACGCGGAAATTACCGCTGAGATCGAGAAAATCGAGCAGAACGCTGCCCTTTCGAACAAGGGTGAGACCTCAAAAGAGAAACTATCGCGTTGA
- the tnpA gene encoding IS66-like element accessory protein TnpA, whose amino-acid sequence MTISERTLKSSDLEPARRFEVFTGSGRRREWLPEEKARIVAESYEAGETVSAVARRYALSPQQLFAWRRAARLPLAEAPAPESLFVPAVVAAPMSEPAARRGSSPRKRKAARDGGVIELEIDGVAMRVGRGADARTVAAVIRALKATS is encoded by the coding sequence ATGACGATTTCAGAGCGTACGCTCAAGTCCAGCGACCTAGAGCCGGCGCGGCGGTTCGAGGTGTTCACGGGTTCCGGTCGGCGGCGGGAATGGCTGCCGGAGGAGAAGGCTCGGATCGTAGCGGAAAGCTACGAGGCCGGCGAGACCGTGAGCGCGGTGGCCCGGCGTTATGCATTGTCCCCGCAGCAGCTGTTCGCCTGGCGTCGGGCCGCGCGTCTGCCGTTGGCAGAAGCGCCGGCACCGGAATCGTTGTTTGTTCCGGCGGTGGTCGCAGCGCCGATGTCGGAGCCAGCGGCGAGGCGCGGGTCGTCGCCGCGGAAGCGGAAGGCCGCACGAGACGGCGGGGTGATCGAGCTGGAGATCGACGGCGTCGCGATGCGGGTCGGCCGTGGCGCCGACGCCAGGACGGTGGCGGCGGTGATCCGTGCGCTGAAGGCCACGTCGTGA
- a CDS encoding recombinase family protein encodes MNEKLKVQSHHLERSAYLYIRQSSMRQVMENVESTKRQYDLRGRAIGLASHDDQITVIDSDQGESGASASWREGFQRLVSDVGMGRAGIVMGLEVSRLARNNADWHRLLEICALADTLILDEDGVYDPANFNDRLLLGLKGTMSEAELHVIKARLRGGILNKARRGEYRCPLPTGFIYNEVGDVVLDPDAQIREMITHFFETFSRVGSATQTVKAFAREGLLFPSRFRNSKRVVFQPLTTSAALRTLHNPRYAGVYAYGQRLYRRTVDGKKQFRKREPNEWLACIPDAHPGYISWEQFQHNLKALEANGQGYQTARISPPREGAALLQGRVICGRCGCHMRARYVTRRGQVDTWYVCSRAYVSRGEPHCQSIAGWPVDAAIGELIAAEMTPAAVELALEIRKEIEARYDEADKLRLRAVERAQIDADLAQRRFMLVDPNNRLVADTLEREWNDKLRMLSDLREERESALRADRATLDDAIRDRLIAMTADFKTVWRDPALPNRERKRLLAYLVEDITLLKFQAEGETRIHIRFRGGKTETLITQNPKTSAQQVKTRPEVVELVDKLLDEHICAEIADILNARGIRPGGSARRGKADTQFSDLRVIYLVKQYGLRSRYDRLRERGMLTKAEACAKLGITECTLVRWAKYGIVKRHAYNGYIGLYELPGPHVPAKQCSRWNQLAHRAEAIRQLNSSKCSDLKERAVV; translated from the coding sequence ATGAACGAAAAGCTCAAGGTCCAATCGCATCATCTCGAGCGGAGCGCTTACCTCTACATCCGACAGTCATCGATGCGCCAGGTCATGGAGAATGTCGAAAGCACCAAGCGTCAATACGATCTTCGTGGTCGCGCGATCGGGCTTGCATCGCACGACGACCAGATCACCGTCATCGACAGCGACCAGGGCGAATCCGGCGCTTCAGCGTCGTGGCGCGAAGGCTTCCAGCGCTTGGTGTCCGATGTCGGCATGGGGCGCGCGGGGATCGTCATGGGCCTGGAAGTCTCTCGCCTCGCCAGAAACAACGCGGACTGGCATCGGCTGCTGGAGATCTGCGCTTTGGCCGACACGCTCATTCTCGACGAAGATGGCGTCTACGATCCGGCTAACTTCAATGACCGGCTTCTGCTGGGCCTCAAGGGCACGATGAGCGAGGCCGAGTTGCACGTTATCAAAGCCCGGTTGCGCGGTGGCATTCTCAACAAAGCACGCCGCGGCGAATATCGCTGTCCCCTTCCGACCGGCTTCATCTACAACGAGGTTGGCGATGTGGTCCTTGATCCAGACGCTCAGATCCGGGAGATGATCACCCACTTCTTCGAGACGTTCTCGCGGGTCGGGTCGGCCACGCAGACCGTCAAGGCGTTTGCCAGGGAAGGTCTGCTCTTCCCATCCCGGTTCCGCAACAGCAAGCGGGTGGTCTTCCAACCGCTGACCACATCGGCGGCCTTACGCACGCTGCACAATCCTCGCTACGCGGGCGTCTATGCCTATGGTCAGCGTCTTTACCGCAGAACCGTCGACGGAAAGAAACAGTTCCGCAAACGTGAGCCCAATGAATGGCTCGCATGCATCCCGGACGCACATCCCGGCTATATCAGCTGGGAGCAGTTCCAGCACAACCTCAAGGCGCTCGAGGCCAATGGCCAAGGCTACCAGACCGCGCGCATCTCGCCACCGCGCGAAGGCGCGGCTTTGTTGCAGGGGCGCGTCATATGCGGGCGGTGTGGCTGTCACATGAGGGCCCGTTACGTCACCCGGCGCGGTCAGGTGGACACTTGGTACGTCTGCAGCCGCGCCTACGTCTCTCGGGGTGAGCCTCACTGCCAGTCGATCGCAGGCTGGCCCGTCGACGCGGCGATCGGTGAACTGATCGCTGCGGAAATGACGCCCGCCGCCGTGGAGTTAGCTCTGGAGATCCGAAAAGAGATCGAAGCGCGCTATGACGAAGCGGACAAACTCCGGCTCCGTGCCGTCGAACGCGCCCAAATCGATGCCGATCTTGCACAGCGGCGGTTTATGCTGGTCGATCCGAACAACCGCCTGGTCGCCGACACCCTTGAACGCGAATGGAACGACAAACTGCGCATGCTGTCTGATCTACGAGAAGAAAGAGAGAGTGCTCTGCGCGCAGACCGAGCGACACTCGACGATGCAATCCGCGATCGATTGATCGCCATGACGGCCGACTTCAAAACGGTCTGGCGCGACCCCGCCTTGCCGAACCGAGAACGCAAGCGGCTCCTTGCCTATCTCGTCGAAGACATCACATTGCTCAAGTTCCAGGCCGAGGGAGAGACACGGATACACATCCGCTTCAGAGGCGGAAAGACCGAAACATTGATCACTCAGAACCCGAAAACCTCCGCACAGCAGGTAAAGACCCGGCCCGAGGTGGTCGAATTGGTCGACAAGCTTCTCGACGAGCATATCTGCGCTGAAATCGCTGACATCCTGAATGCAAGGGGAATCCGTCCCGGCGGCTCAGCGCGGCGCGGTAAGGCTGACACCCAGTTCAGCGACTTGCGCGTCATCTATCTCGTCAAGCAATATGGTCTGCGCTCGCGCTACGACCGGCTGCGCGAGCGGGGAATGCTGACAAAAGCAGAAGCCTGCGCAAAACTTGGAATCACCGAATGCACCCTGGTCAGATGGGCGAAATACGGCATCGTGAAAAGACATGCCTACAACGGCTATATCGGCCTCTATGAACTGCCCGGACCGCACGTCCCAGCCAAACAGTGCAGCCGATGGAACCAGCTTGCCCATCGGGCAGAGGCCATCCGCCAACTCAACTCCTCAAAATGCTCCGATCTCAAGGAAAGGGCTGTAGTATGA
- a CDS encoding helix-turn-helix domain-containing protein produces MAEDGTLNPAPEKIGDQKFREDGFFDPRDIVQVKYEMLRRVSVDKMSVTEVSDEYGVSRPTFYQAKADFEDAGLAGLVPRKRGPHGPHKIQSEVLAFLRAQVVPGEPIRARELTNRLWTEFGLDVHPRTIERALGVKKTA; encoded by the coding sequence TTGGCCGAGGATGGCACGCTCAATCCAGCCCCGGAAAAAATCGGCGATCAGAAGTTCCGGGAGGACGGCTTCTTCGATCCGCGCGACATCGTGCAGGTGAAGTACGAGATGCTGCGGCGCGTATCCGTCGACAAAATGTCGGTAACGGAGGTGTCCGACGAATATGGCGTCTCCCGCCCGACCTTCTACCAGGCCAAAGCGGACTTCGAGGACGCGGGTCTGGCCGGCCTAGTACCGAGGAAGCGCGGCCCGCACGGCCCGCACAAGATCCAGAGCGAAGTGCTGGCCTTTCTCAGGGCCCAAGTGGTTCCAGGCGAGCCCATTCGGGCACGCGAACTGACGAACCGGCTCTGGACAGAGTTCGGCCTCGATGTCCACCCCAGAACAATCGAGCGTGCGCTCGGCGTAAAAAAAACGGCGTAA